Sequence from the Coriobacteriia bacterium genome:
TCTCGTCGTGCGCGTGGAACTTCTTCGACTGCGTGATCATCTTGCCGTACAGCGCATGCTTCTTGCGCTCCTCGACCTTGACCACAGCGGTCTTGTCGCCAGCAGTCGATACGACGACTCCCTGGCGGATCTTGCGGCTATTACGCTCGGTGGTACTCA
This genomic interval carries:
- the rpsQ gene encoding 30S ribosomal protein S17, with amino-acid sequence MSTTERNSRKIRQGVVVSTAGDKTAVVKVEERKKHALYGKMITQSKKFHAHDENNTAGVGDTVTIMETRPLSKLKRWRLIDIIEKAK